Genomic DNA from Bacterioplanes sanyensis:
CACAGCACTACTGGCTGCAACAAATAGAATACTTACGAAGATAAGGCAGTAGCCAGCGTTTTTTTGCTATTTCTACTTAATGGAAGGCCGAACCTGGTCCAAATTTCGGACCCAAGGCGAGCCAGATGAGAGGCCTTGAGGGATAGAGCTTGCAGCCGAACGGGCCGACGACTCACTAGTAAAAATACCTACCACCACCACAAACCAAGGGGCATTTTGGTAGGTAGTTTGATACAGATAAAGGCGCTGCGACAGCTTGCCCTGCCACTCGGCGACAAAACGTTCCGCCGCCGCTCGATTCTTCACGCCCAACACCTGGATCACGTAGCCACTCTCGGTCAACAATGGAGAGGCAGGCACCCTAGACAGCTGATTTTTTGCCACTTCAGCTGTTACAGGAGCACTAACTGGTGGTGCCTGCTCGGGTTTTTCAACGTTGGTTTTATCCAGATCAGGCTCCGCAGCAGAGAGAGCTTCTGTTTGATCATCCGCGCCTTCGCCAACTTGGGGCAGCAACGTGGTAGCTGGAACTGAAGGCTCCGACGCCTCGTCGGCGGTTGCAACGTCTTGCTCCTCAACAGCTACGTTAACGTCCTGCGCCACCCCGGTAGGTTTCTTCTCGACTAAGACGTCGCCGTTTTGCTCATAGTTGTAGTCCGCTACTGCCACCGCAGGCTCAGCAGGAGCAACACTATCCAGCACTTGTAAAAATTCTTCCGCCGTTTTTTTTGGTACCTCGACGGGGTCGCCTTGATACAAGAACGCCATGACTGTGACGCAGCCGATCAAGGCGACCGCGACAATGTGCCATAGCGGGAAGCGGCCAGAGGATTTTGCGACTTCTTCAGTAGAGTGACTCTCTGGCGATTGAGGTCTGCTGCCGACATGTTGCAGCAAATCCGCGGGATATGCTGAGGATGCTTGGTAGTTTGAACGCAGCTGCTCGGCCGACAACGATGCATCATACGCCAACATCAGCGCACTGGATTCTTCCTCTGACAAGGGATCGAGCTGAATCACGTGTGTCGGCGCCGAGGTCGGACCACTGCGTAGGTGTTGCTCAAAACCAGTGCGTCCTGACAACACGATGGACAATTGCTGAGGCAGCAGAAGTGCCAGATAACTGATGTCGTTTAGTGCGTCGCTGGCCAAGTTTTCGGCGTCATCAATCACCACAACCAAAGCACCGCCATCGCGGTAACGCTCATGCAACAGGGCGCGCAGTTGATCCAAGGCATCGCTGCGATTGCTCGACAAACCGGTATGGTCGGTAAAGGCTGCTATGCGAGATATCAAACCATCCAGCGCCAGGCCTGGCTCAGCAGTCAGCTGCAAGGTTTCATCCGAGTCTTGTCGCGATTGTGCAAACTGCTGCAATAGTGTCGTTTTACCAGCACCGGCATCACCGACAACCAGCACCAACAACTCACTGTAAGCACACAAGTGCAGCAGCAATTCAAGGTGGCGCTGTTGACTCGCTAACGTGACCCAGCGGGTCGATTGAGGCGAGGGATGTTGCGCTTCAGGCGAGACAGGAAACTCCAGATCTTGCATAGCAACACTCCTCCCAAGAACTAAGCGCGACAGGCGCTCAGTGTACGAATGATTTGCTCGCGCGGTACGTCGCTGGTGACCAGCGCCTTACCAATGGATTGCAACAACACCAAACGAAGCTGCCCATCCAAAACCTTCTTATCCACCTGCATGCGCGACAGGTAATCATCGTCGTCCATGTTCGCAGGCCCCAGCACTGGCAAGCTGGCTTGCTGCAACAGTGAACGCAACGCATCAACATCACTGCTTGCCAGCCACCCCAAACGCTGACTTAAATCTGCAGCCATCAGCATGCCTGCCGCAACGGCTTCACCATGCAGCCATTGACCGTACCCCTGGTGCGCCTCAATGGCATGACCAAAGGTGTGGCCCAGATTCAAAATCGCGCGGATACCGGATTCTTTTTCATCCTCAGCGACTACATCCGCCTTGTTCTGACAGGAGACTTGAATGGCATAGGCCAGCGCATCGGCGTTGCGAGCCAGTAACGACTCCATATTGCCAGCCAGCCACTGGTAAAAAGCTTGATCACAAATCAAACCGTACTTGATGACTTCCGCCAAACCGGCAGATAACTCTCTGTCTGGCAGGGTTTCCAAAGTATCGGTATCGGCAATCACACAACGCGGCTGGTGGAAGGCGCCAATCATGTTTTTACCGAGCGGGTGATTCACTGCGGTTTTACCGCCAACAGACGAGTCCACCTGAGACAACAAGGTGGTCGGCACCTGAATAAAATCCACACCACGCTGATAACATGCCGCAGCAAAGCCCGTCATATCGCCAATCACACCACCGCCTAAAGCCACCAAGGTGGTAGAGCGATTGTGTTGATGACTCAGTAAACCATCAAAAATATGGTTGAGCACATCCATGGTTTTGAACTGCTCACCGTCAGGCAGGATAACTTCGTTGAGTTGGTAGTCAGATAAGGCGTGTCGTACAGCACCAAGATACAGCGGAGCAACGGTTTCATTGCTGATAACCAATACTTGAGAGCCGCGAATATGAGGGGTGTAAAACTGGGAGTCAGAGATCAGCTGACGACCGATGTAAATGGGATAGCTACGCTCTCCCAGCTCTACCTGCAACTTGTTCATACCAATACCTTGAGACGTTTCTTCAGCTCCTGTACCACCCAGCGCGGATTACGCTTGTCCGTCTCGATGATCAGGTCTGCCACCTCTTTATACAGTGGGTCTCGAACAGAAAAAAGATCTTGCAGGATTTGGCCAGGGTTGTCGGCTTGCAGTAGCGGTCTGTTTTTATCTTTGGCTGTGCGCGCCAGCTGCTGTGCTACCGTGGTACGCAAATAAACCACGGTACCACGAGCACTAAGATGGCGGCGATTCTCCTCACGCATAATGACGCCACCGCCGGTAGCCAACACAACACCAGAGCGTTGCGTTAGCTCATCAATGGTCTGCTGCTCACGCTCGCGAAAGCCAGCTTCGCCTTCGACGTCGAATATCCAGGGAATGTTGGCACCACAGCGCTCTTCGATGACTTTATCGGAATCGAAAAACGTGAGCCCCAACTCAGCAGACAGCAAACGGCCAATGGTGCTTTTTCCAGCGCCCATTGGCCCGATTAGGAAGATAGAACGTGACGTCATACTAGCGTGCGTCGAGCGTATCCTTCACGAGTTTTGGGGTGATGAAGACCAGGAGTTCGGTTTTTTTGTCCTCAACTTGTTTGTAACGGAAGAGGGCGCCGATCAGAGGTAAATCTCCGAAAAATGGAGTTTTATTAATCGTCGTTCTCTCTTCTGACTCAAAAATTCCACCCAAAACAATAGTTTCGCCGTTATCCACTAAAACTTGGGTTTCAACCGCATTAGTATCAATCGCGGGCCCCGCAACAGTGTTTTCCCCCACAGAGTCTTTAGTAACAACCAAATCCATAATAATTCTGTCATCTGGAGTAATCTGAGGGGTCACCTCAAGTTTCAAAACAGCTGACTTAAATGCAACGCT
This window encodes:
- the aroK gene encoding shikimate kinase AroK, whose protein sequence is MTSRSIFLIGPMGAGKSTIGRLLSAELGLTFFDSDKVIEERCGANIPWIFDVEGEAGFREREQQTIDELTQRSGVVLATGGGVIMREENRRHLSARGTVVYLRTTVAQQLARTAKDKNRPLLQADNPGQILQDLFSVRDPLYKEVADLIIETDKRNPRWVVQELKKRLKVLV
- a CDS encoding AAA family ATPase produces the protein MQDLEFPVSPEAQHPSPQSTRWVTLASQQRHLELLLHLCAYSELLVLVVGDAGAGKTTLLQQFAQSRQDSDETLQLTAEPGLALDGLISRIAAFTDHTGLSSNRSDALDQLRALLHERYRDGGALVVVIDDAENLASDALNDISYLALLLPQQLSIVLSGRTGFEQHLRSGPTSAPTHVIQLDPLSEEESSALMLAYDASLSAEQLRSNYQASSAYPADLLQHVGSRPQSPESHSTEEVAKSSGRFPLWHIVAVALIGCVTVMAFLYQGDPVEVPKKTAEEFLQVLDSVAPAEPAVAVADYNYEQNGDVLVEKKPTGVAQDVNVAVEEQDVATADEASEPSVPATTLLPQVGEGADDQTEALSAAEPDLDKTNVEKPEQAPPVSAPVTAEVAKNQLSRVPASPLLTESGYVIQVLGVKNRAAAERFVAEWQGKLSQRLYLYQTTYQNAPWFVVVVGIFTSESSARSAASSIPQGLSSGSPWVRNLDQVRPSIK
- the aroB gene encoding 3-dehydroquinate synthase, producing MNKLQVELGERSYPIYIGRQLISDSQFYTPHIRGSQVLVISNETVAPLYLGAVRHALSDYQLNEVILPDGEQFKTMDVLNHIFDGLLSHQHNRSTTLVALGGGVIGDMTGFAAACYQRGVDFIQVPTTLLSQVDSSVGGKTAVNHPLGKNMIGAFHQPRCVIADTDTLETLPDRELSAGLAEVIKYGLICDQAFYQWLAGNMESLLARNADALAYAIQVSCQNKADVVAEDEKESGIRAILNLGHTFGHAIEAHQGYGQWLHGEAVAAGMLMAADLSQRLGWLASSDVDALRSLLQQASLPVLGPANMDDDDYLSRMQVDKKVLDGQLRLVLLQSIGKALVTSDVPREQIIRTLSACRA